One region of Cryptosporangium phraense genomic DNA includes:
- a CDS encoding RNA polymerase sigma factor, translating into MTTSPPTDRQLWADAAAGNQDAFGTLFDRHAKAVYNHCFRLTGNWTLADDATSATFLAAWRRRSSVTLVHDSALPWLLTVATNTIRDERRSLRRRLSLLERLPAPDPAPDHADDVVERLDDEEQMARLLAASRDLPTAEREALALCVWSGVSYADAAEVLGIAEGSVRSRVSRAKSRLARTLTPLMIGREDS; encoded by the coding sequence GTGACGACCTCCCCGCCAACCGACCGGCAGCTGTGGGCTGACGCGGCCGCCGGGAATCAGGACGCCTTCGGGACGCTGTTCGACCGCCACGCCAAGGCGGTCTACAACCACTGTTTCCGGTTGACCGGCAACTGGACGCTGGCCGACGACGCGACGTCGGCCACGTTCCTGGCGGCCTGGCGCCGCCGGAGCTCGGTCACGCTCGTCCACGACTCGGCGCTGCCCTGGTTACTGACCGTTGCGACCAACACGATCCGCGACGAGCGTCGCTCGCTGAGACGACGCCTCTCGCTCCTCGAGCGCCTTCCGGCGCCCGACCCCGCCCCCGACCATGCCGACGACGTCGTCGAGCGTCTCGACGACGAAGAACAGATGGCGCGGCTGCTCGCCGCGTCCCGCGACCTACCCACCGCCGAACGCGAAGCGCTCGCGTTGTGCGTCTGGTCCGGCGTCTCGTATGCGGACGCCGCCGAAGTGCTCGGAATCGCCGAGGGCAGCGTCCGCTCCCGGGTGAGCCGGGCCAAGTCGCGCCTGGCCAGAACCCTGACCCCGCTGATGATCGGGAGGGAGGACTCATGA
- the ppgK gene encoding polyphosphate--glucose phosphotransferase: MTILGIDIGGSGIKGAPVDLDSGALTAERFRLETPKGGAPEDMYPVLAEVASHFPGDGPIGVTFPGVVVRGVIKTAANLDKSWIGVDAETVFTELTHRPVTVLNDADAAGVAEMSFGAGQGRKGTVLLFTFGTGIGSAMFRDGDLIPNTELGHVELHGKDAELRASDRIREENEMSWSKWGSRVNEYLTHMEMLFSPDLVIVGGGVSKKADKWLDEVSINAEIVPASLQNNAGIVGAAMAAAKA; the protein is encoded by the coding sequence ATGACGATCCTGGGCATCGACATCGGCGGTTCGGGCATCAAGGGCGCCCCGGTCGACCTCGACTCGGGTGCGCTGACCGCCGAGCGGTTCCGGCTGGAGACCCCCAAGGGCGGCGCGCCGGAAGACATGTACCCGGTGCTGGCCGAGGTCGCCTCGCACTTCCCCGGTGACGGGCCGATCGGCGTCACGTTCCCCGGCGTCGTGGTCCGGGGCGTCATCAAGACCGCCGCCAACCTCGACAAGAGCTGGATCGGCGTCGACGCCGAAACCGTGTTCACCGAGCTCACCCACCGTCCGGTGACCGTGCTGAACGACGCCGACGCGGCCGGCGTGGCCGAGATGTCGTTCGGCGCCGGGCAGGGGCGCAAGGGCACGGTGCTGCTCTTCACGTTCGGCACCGGTATCGGCAGCGCGATGTTCCGCGACGGCGACCTCATCCCGAACACCGAGCTGGGCCACGTCGAACTGCACGGCAAGGACGCCGAGCTGCGCGCGTCCGACCGGATCCGCGAAGAGAACGAGATGAGCTGGAGCAAGTGGGGCTCGCGGGTCAACGAGTACCTGACCCACATGGAGATGCTCTTCTCCCCCGACCTGGTCATCGTCGGCGGCGGCGTCAGCAAGAAGGCCGACAAGTGGCTGGACGAGGTCTCGATCAACGCCGAGATCGTCCCGGCGAGCCTGCAGAACAACGCGGGCATCGTGGGTGCCGCGATGGCGGCGGCGAAAGCCTGA
- a CDS encoding ADP-ribosylglycohydrolase family protein: MKSERDDRVAGTLLAAACGDALGVHYEPSQRGPADGDPQMLGGGYGHYAPGEYSDDTQMAVVIAQVAASGADLRSEDALDRVASGFVQDWFGGGATDVGAQTRALLGRAAARPPVDAASLRSIGADLHRESGRTAGNGSLMRTSPVALAFLGQADAMAEAARAVSALTHHDPVAGEACVLWCLAISHAVLTGSVDLSVGLSRVPESWEDRIREAETRPVSDFAAQSGWVVAALQGAWAAVFGVRDIADPAERLRKGLVAAVNGGGDTDTVAAIAGALLGASCGASAVPAEWRAIVHGWPGLDADGLEALALACRRG, encoded by the coding sequence ATGAAGTCCGAAAGGGATGATCGAGTAGCCGGAACGTTGCTGGCCGCGGCCTGCGGTGATGCGCTGGGGGTCCACTACGAGCCCTCCCAGCGGGGTCCGGCCGACGGCGATCCGCAGATGCTCGGCGGTGGCTACGGCCACTACGCGCCCGGCGAATACAGCGACGACACCCAGATGGCCGTCGTGATCGCCCAGGTCGCGGCGTCCGGTGCGGATCTGCGGTCGGAGGACGCGCTCGACCGCGTCGCGTCCGGATTCGTGCAGGACTGGTTCGGTGGCGGCGCCACCGACGTCGGCGCCCAGACCCGGGCCCTGCTCGGCCGGGCCGCGGCGCGGCCGCCGGTCGACGCAGCTTCGCTGCGGTCCATCGGTGCTGACCTGCACCGGGAGTCCGGCCGGACGGCCGGGAACGGCTCGTTGATGCGGACGTCTCCGGTCGCGCTGGCCTTCCTCGGTCAGGCGGACGCGATGGCCGAAGCGGCCCGGGCGGTGAGCGCGTTGACCCACCACGATCCGGTGGCCGGGGAAGCGTGCGTGCTGTGGTGTCTGGCGATCTCACACGCGGTTCTCACGGGTTCTGTGGACCTGTCGGTGGGTCTTTCCCGGGTGCCGGAGTCCTGGGAGGACCGGATCCGCGAAGCGGAGACGCGCCCGGTCTCGGACTTCGCGGCGCAGTCGGGCTGGGTCGTCGCCGCGCTGCAGGGCGCCTGGGCGGCGGTCTTCGGGGTCCGGGACATCGCCGACCCGGCCGAGCGACTGCGAAAAGGCCTGGTGGCCGCGGTGAACGGCGGAGGAGACACCGACACGGTGGCGGCGATCGCCGGTGCGCTGCTCGGGGCGTCCTGCGGAGCGTCGGCGGTGCCGGCCGAGTGGCGGGCGATCGTGCACGGCTGGCCCGGTCTGGACGCCGACGGCCTGGAGGCGCTGGCACTGGCTTGTCGTCGGGGCTGA
- a CDS encoding alpha/beta hydrolase, producing the protein MVSRRAVLGGGVAGLGLVAVSGVGLVGTGVLPGQHQLRRALGACDVYAPPPEAAAGPIVRGAFRSTHRRTTVNYRIAYPPGARDTDSLPVCLVLHGFHGDAGVLGDGIALPGYLADVVAAGIPPFVLAAADGGVGYWHPRADGDDSLGMLNDEFLPLLAGRGLQAGAGQRITVLGYSMGGYGALLYSETYPTRVAACAAGSPAVWLSHDEARRASPTAFDSAADWARYDVRARASALAGIPVRVDYGRDDPFAPNMPALKRALPVDAVVREGDGCHDSTFWRSVAPEALTFLGRAFARPT; encoded by the coding sequence GTGGTGAGCAGACGGGCAGTTCTGGGCGGTGGGGTGGCCGGGCTCGGGCTGGTGGCCGTCAGCGGCGTCGGGCTGGTCGGCACCGGCGTGCTACCCGGCCAGCACCAGCTGCGTCGGGCGCTCGGCGCCTGCGACGTCTACGCGCCCCCGCCCGAGGCGGCGGCCGGGCCGATCGTCCGGGGCGCGTTCCGGTCGACGCATCGCCGGACCACCGTGAACTACCGGATCGCCTACCCACCCGGCGCCCGCGACACCGACTCGCTACCGGTCTGCCTGGTACTGCACGGTTTTCACGGCGACGCCGGGGTGCTCGGCGACGGCATCGCGCTGCCCGGCTACCTCGCCGACGTCGTCGCGGCCGGCATCCCGCCGTTCGTCCTGGCCGCGGCCGACGGGGGAGTGGGGTACTGGCATCCGCGGGCCGACGGCGACGATTCGCTCGGCATGCTCAACGACGAGTTCCTGCCGCTGCTGGCCGGCCGGGGTCTGCAGGCCGGGGCCGGGCAGCGGATCACCGTGCTCGGCTACTCGATGGGCGGGTACGGCGCACTGCTCTACAGCGAGACCTATCCGACCCGGGTCGCCGCCTGCGCGGCCGGCAGCCCGGCGGTGTGGCTCTCCCACGACGAGGCCCGGAGGGCCTCGCCGACCGCGTTCGACTCGGCCGCCGACTGGGCGCGCTACGACGTGCGAGCCCGGGCATCGGCGCTGGCCGGCATCCCGGTGCGGGTCGACTACGGCCGCGACGACCCGTTCGCCCCGAACATGCCGGCGCTGAAGCGGGCCCTGCCGGTGGACGCGGTCGTCCGCGAGGGCGACGGCTGCCACGACTCGACGTTCTGGCGCTCGGTGGCCCCGGAGGCGCTGACGTTCCTCGGACGCGCGTTCGCCCGTCCTACTTGA